A stretch of the Uranotaenia lowii strain MFRU-FL chromosome 3, ASM2978415v1, whole genome shotgun sequence genome encodes the following:
- the LOC129756248 gene encoding uncharacterized protein LOC129756248 → MTSPDWKRSAAEVLLKLYKEHPILYDMRHPKYYNKTERQKALNTIIDLLEDHRPGTTTNDILRKIQTMRTQFGQELVKLKKAQSRGIEYTPTVWWYSYLAFLKHHIKPRTIHDEEDDPQSEGDYENTVEESYEIEHDGGQIVYEIQSTPVGKGGNLDYEGETRLIRKQNIITPTTISKEEIIYEINNADGVISKRKTTDLNEGLMTPNVKMARKESPITMETITTNPFMPSTPQLTTVIPGTGGKRNSSSVTPEAYEINVDSDRARSLGQFVMSQISAIKDDYLFYSTQMDVLNVINKAQLKQLQMDKEAEKANASKT, encoded by the exons ATGACCTCTCCAGATTGGAAGCGTTCAGCTGCTGAAGTGCTTCTCAAGCTGTATAAGGAGCACCCGATTTTGTATGATATGCGTCATCCAAAATATTACAACAAAACGGAACGTCAGAAGGCCCTAAACACCATAATCGATTTGCTGGAGGACCACCGCCCGGGGACAACCACAAATGACATCCTCCGGAAGATTCAAACTATGCGCACCCAGTTTGGCCAGGAGCTGGTAAAGTTAAAGAAAGCCCAAAGCAGAGGCATCGAGTATACTCCCACCGTTTGGTGGTATAGCTATTTGGCATTTTTGAAGCACCATATAAAACCCCGCACAATCCACGATGAAGAAGATGACCCCCAGTCGGAGGGGGATTATGAAAATACCGTGGAAGAGTCCTACGAAATCGAACACGACGGGGGCCAAATCGTGTACGAGATCCAGAGTACCCCAGTTGGAAAGG GTGGTAATTTAGATTATGAGGGTGAAACTAGATTGATCCGTAAACAAAACATCATCACTCCAACCACGATTAGCAAAGAGGAAATCATCTACGAGATCAACAATGCCGACGGGGTCATTTCGAAGCGCAAAACAACGGACCTTAACGAAGGATTGATGACACCAAACGTAAAAATGGCTCGCAAAGAAAGTCCGATAACGATGGAAACAATTACAACAAATCCATTCATGCCCAGTACCCCGCAATTGACGACAGTTATCCCCGGTACTGGTGGGAAACGAAATTCTTCCTCGGTAACACCGGAAGCCTACGAAATAAACGTCGATTCGGACCGAGCTCGAAGTTTGGGTCAGTTTGTGATGTCGCAGATCAGTGCCATCAAGGACGATTATTTGTTCTACTCGACGCAAATGGACGTTTTGAATGTGATCAACAAGGCTCAGCTGAAACAGCTGCAAATGGACAAGGAAGCCGAAAAGGCAAATGCCTCCAAAACGTAG